From the genome of Mycetocola spongiae, one region includes:
- a CDS encoding NAD kinase — protein MSDVSRAILVVSHTGREDSIDAALHVIRQLRLGGAIPVLQREERDEILEYGVDLGDVALLDEDVTADQLEIVIVLGGDGTILRAAELVRGFSAPMLGINLGHVGFLAESERDDLDEAVRRAIDGHYEVEERLTLSVSVQLAGEVVYETWALNEATVEKASRERMLEVLLEVDTRPLSSFGCDGVVVSTPTGSTAYGFSAGGPVIWPTVEAIMVVPLSAHALFARPIVVGPSSSIAIDLLERNVGTGVLWCDGRRTHELARGSRVVVRRSSVPVRLARLHQGPFTDRLVQKFQLPVTGWRGTGK, from the coding sequence ATGAGTGACGTATCGCGCGCGATCCTGGTGGTCTCACACACCGGAAGAGAAGACTCGATTGATGCCGCCCTGCACGTGATCCGGCAGCTGCGTCTCGGCGGAGCCATCCCGGTATTGCAGCGCGAGGAACGCGATGAGATCCTCGAATACGGGGTGGACCTCGGCGACGTGGCCCTGCTCGACGAGGATGTCACCGCCGATCAGCTCGAAATTGTTATCGTGCTGGGCGGCGACGGCACCATCCTGCGCGCCGCGGAGCTCGTGCGCGGCTTCTCCGCCCCGATGCTCGGCATAAACCTCGGCCATGTGGGTTTCCTCGCCGAGAGCGAGCGCGATGACCTCGACGAGGCCGTGCGGCGCGCGATCGACGGCCACTATGAGGTGGAGGAACGCCTGACCCTCTCGGTGAGCGTGCAGCTCGCGGGCGAGGTGGTATACGAGACCTGGGCGCTCAACGAGGCCACCGTGGAAAAGGCCAGCCGCGAACGCATGCTTGAGGTTCTGCTTGAGGTAGATACCCGCCCGCTGTCCTCCTTCGGCTGCGATGGTGTGGTGGTATCCACCCCCACCGGCTCCACCGCCTATGGCTTCTCCGCGGGCGGGCCGGTCATCTGGCCCACCGTCGAGGCGATCATGGTGGTGCCGCTGAGCGCGCACGCCCTCTTTGCCCGCCCCATCGTGGTGGGCCCGTCCTCCTCGATCGCGATCGACCTGCTCGAGCGCAACGTGGGCACCGGAGTGCTGTGGTGCGATGGCCGCCGCACGCATGAGCTCGCGCGCGGATCGCGCGTGGTGGTGCGCCGCTCCTCGGTGCCCGTGCGCCTCGCGCGCCTGCACCAGGGCCCGTTCACCGATCGACTTGTCCAAAAATTCCAATTGCCGGTCACCGGCTGGAGGGGCACCGGAAAATGA
- a CDS encoding HAD-IIA family hydrolase: MALFPQRKTRMTSPLSGRDAVLADLDGVVYAGPGPIEHAIESLNLAAETMRVGYITNNASRTDVTVANHLSELGLTVAPSDVVTSPQAAVGLLGDYVQPGAKILVIGGDGLVSELEKAGYVVTRSADDNPAAVLQGFAPDVGWIHLAEAAYALAPREDGVELPWIATNTDWTIPQGRGIAPGNGTLVSAVHTAVGRLATVAGKPEVPIFVEAKKRFGVENPLMVGDRLDTDILGANRAGIASALVLTGIDRPKHVLAADKGSQPTYILGDLRELHLPYPETTFTRDGQTAKVGKAQVSIRGNDLVVDNDGGDKLNLLRAACAVVWNSGRAVWGFEVPEEIYS, encoded by the coding sequence ATGGCGCTGTTTCCGCAGAGGAAGACTCGCATGACGAGCCCGCTGAGCGGTAGGGACGCGGTCCTCGCGGACCTCGACGGTGTGGTCTATGCCGGTCCCGGCCCGATCGAGCACGCGATCGAATCGCTGAACCTCGCGGCCGAGACCATGCGCGTGGGCTATATCACCAATAACGCCTCTCGCACCGATGTGACCGTGGCCAACCACCTGAGCGAGCTGGGCCTGACCGTGGCCCCGAGCGATGTGGTCACCAGCCCGCAGGCGGCCGTTGGCCTGCTCGGCGATTATGTGCAGCCCGGCGCGAAGATCCTGGTGATCGGCGGCGACGGACTGGTCTCCGAGCTGGAAAAGGCCGGCTATGTGGTGACCCGCTCCGCGGATGATAACCCCGCCGCGGTCCTCCAGGGATTTGCGCCGGACGTGGGCTGGATCCACCTGGCCGAGGCTGCCTATGCCCTCGCCCCGCGCGAGGACGGCGTGGAGCTGCCCTGGATTGCGACCAATACCGACTGGACCATCCCGCAGGGCCGCGGCATCGCCCCGGGCAACGGGACCCTGGTCTCGGCCGTACACACGGCCGTGGGCCGGCTCGCGACCGTGGCCGGCAAGCCCGAGGTGCCGATCTTTGTGGAGGCCAAGAAGCGCTTCGGCGTGGAGAACCCGCTTATGGTCGGCGACCGCCTGGACACCGATATCCTCGGCGCCAACCGGGCCGGGATTGCCTCGGCACTGGTGCTCACCGGTATCGACCGCCCCAAGCACGTTCTGGCGGCCGATAAGGGCTCGCAGCCCACGTATATCCTCGGCGATCTGCGCGAGCTGCACCTGCCCTATCCCGAGACCACGTTCACCCGCGACGGCCAGACCGCGAAGGTGGGTAAGGCACAGGTCTCCATCCGCGGCAACGACCTCGTGGTGGATAACGATGGCGGAGATAAATTGAATCTGCTGCGCGCCGCATGCGCCGTGGTCTGGAACTCCGGGCGCGCCGTCTGGGGCTTCGAGGTTCCCGAGGAAATCTACAGCTAG
- a CDS encoding TlyA family RNA methyltransferase — protein sequence MTLRLDAALAERGLARSRSAAATLIAEARVRVNGATTLKPSMKVNDSHVLTIDGDSHYVSRAAHKLVSALDGFPVDPQNRVALDAGASTGGFTQVLRERGAREVVAVDVGHDQLADVVRQDPGVRVIEGLNVRDLQGQHLRHMSATDEAPSLVVGDLSFISLKLVLRPLREAALPDADFILLIKPQFEVGRTGIKEGIVRKADLRADAINGVLWHAWDLGLATAGLLPSPITGGAGNLEYLVWFRAREIHDADTTTGSGNPTEWMETVARLAAEGKTTA from the coding sequence ATGACACTCCGACTCGACGCCGCCCTGGCCGAACGCGGGCTCGCCCGCTCGCGCTCCGCCGCGGCCACCCTGATCGCGGAGGCCCGCGTGCGGGTGAACGGCGCCACCACGCTTAAGCCCTCGATGAAGGTGAACGACTCCCACGTCCTCACGATCGACGGCGACTCCCACTACGTGAGCCGCGCCGCGCATAAGCTCGTGAGCGCACTTGATGGATTCCCCGTGGATCCCCAAAACCGCGTGGCACTAGATGCCGGAGCCTCCACGGGCGGGTTCACCCAGGTGCTGCGCGAGCGCGGCGCCCGCGAGGTTGTGGCCGTGGACGTGGGGCACGATCAGCTTGCCGATGTGGTGCGCCAGGACCCGGGCGTGCGCGTGATCGAGGGGCTGAACGTGCGTGACCTGCAGGGCCAGCACCTGCGCCATATGAGCGCCACCGATGAGGCACCCTCGCTGGTCGTGGGTGATCTCTCCTTCATCTCGCTGAAGCTGGTCCTGCGCCCCCTGCGCGAGGCCGCGCTGCCCGATGCCGATTTTATTCTGCTGATTAAGCCGCAGTTTGAGGTGGGCCGCACGGGCATTAAGGAGGGCATCGTGCGCAAGGCCGATCTGCGCGCCGATGCGATCAACGGCGTGCTCTGGCATGCCTGGGACCTGGGGCTGGCCACCGCGGGCCTGCTGCCCTCCCCGATTACCGGGGGTGCCGGCAACCTCGAATACCTGGTGTGGTTCCGCGCGCGGGAAATTCATGACGCGGATACCACCACGGGCAGCGGAAACCCGACAGAATGGATGGAGACGGTGGCCAGGCTCGCCGCGGAGGGGAAAACCACGGCATGA